The DNA segment ATTTAGGTTGCATCTATGGTACTTATTTCTTGGTTCAAGGAGATTAAGCTCAATAATTCGTCCAAAAACCTTGATGGTATCCCTGGTGCCCTCAAAGGTTGGTTGCTGGACTTATTAGCATGTTCTGACCCAGCATTCCCAACAAAAGATTCACTTCTTCCTTATGCTGAGCTTTCCAGAACTTATGCAAAGATGCGCAGTGAGGCTGGTCAGTTGCTAAATGTAATCAAGTCTTCTGGTATGTTTGATGAGTTATTGACAGCAACACAAATTGAGTTGGACCGCTTGAGTGTGGATGACGCTATTGGTTTTGCTTCAAAAATTCCAGCTTTGTGTAATGATAGTTCTGCAAATGAGTTCTTGGCAAAGAAcatcatggatgatattgaaTCCTCCAAACAGAGACTCTTGACAACTTCTGGATATTTAAAATGCGTTCAGGtatacttaaaaatttattactttgaactttcttgaagtGGTTCGTATTACATGATTGGTATTTCATGTGTTTTAAGTTGTCGTCAATGATTTTGACTTGCTTATTTATGGTTCATCTCATGATTTGCAGAGCAACTTGCATGTTACAGTCACATCTGCAGTTGCAGCTGCCGTTGTCTGGATGTCTGAATTTCCTACACGACTTACACCAATCATTTTACCTTTGATGGCTTCTATCAGACGAGAGCAGGTGTTGGTTTAgctttttctgtttattttttgcttatttacatgtttaatttattgataCTTGATAAAATGACAACTTTCAGGAGGAAATACTCCAAATGAAGTCTGCTGAAGCCCTTGCTGAGCTAATGTATCACTGTGTTGCGCGTAAACCTTGCCCcaatgataaattaattaagaacaTATGTAGTTTAACTTGCATGGATCCCTCTGAGACCCCTCAAGCCAAATCCCTTTGTACCATTGAGAGTATTGATGATCAGGGTCTTCTGTCTTTTAGAACTCCTGTTAGCAAACAGAAGTCAAAGGTCCACGTGCTAGCTGGTGAAGATCGTTCCAAGGTGGAGGGATTTTTAAGTAGACGAGGATCTGAGCTATCATTGAGGCTTCTATGTGAAAAGTTTGGTGCGTCATTATTTGATAAGCTTCCCAAGCTGTGGGATTGCCTTACTGAAGTTCTTAAACCTATAGAGGACACCGAGGAAAAGCAAGTTACTGTGTCTATTGAGTCTGTTAGTGATCCTCAGACCTTGATTAACAATATCCAGGTTggcatttaaaattttatccatGTTTTTGGTTCATCAAATGTAAGATTTTGCATCACTAGCTGCGAATGAATTAGTTAGACTGCAATATCAGAAAATGggataaaatttcaaaagattgTCTTTCTCTCAGCATTTGGatactgttttaattttttcttgtaatgtaGGATTGAACAGTTGAAGATAAGACACAAATGCAAtggattttcttatttttcatagtATTGCCCCATCTGTAGGCTTTAAATAAAAGACTTACAGATTTATAGTTGTTGAAGATGCTTGTGATTTCAATCAGCAGGAGTATgcatatatgtatatgtgtgtaTTAGCAAAAAGTGTATACAAGAAAGATGACAGGACAACTTTAGACTATGGGAACCTGTATCTATTAGACTTTTCAGACTGCCTAAAAGACGTCTTTTATAAAGATTTACAGGACTACTTTTCTGACTGCAGATGGAAGTAGTTAATTCTCAATATTATTTCACTGAGCCGATACAGCTTGTCTtttcttaacaaaattatttacaaaagtcATTTCTTGAGACTGAATTAATCTCTCCCCTGTACTTTTTATGTCATAAATTTTCTTTATGCATGCAATTATGTAGAGTATGAAAGCATGTTACAAAATTTTGGTGGTGCCCGTGATTATGTAAACACCAGTGAACCAGAGCATTATGGTGATAGACGTGCAAATATACTAGTTGAGATCTAGGGGGGCTCCAAATGTGCATTTTTTATAAGCACATGCAGAAGAACACTTTTCTGTTAGCtgaatatatttcatttttttattgctGCGTGTGGAGAGCGGTTTGGGTATTGAAATTTCTAAGAACCATGACTATGATTACACCCTTGCCTTAATGAACTGTTGAATTATATCTAGCTTAGGTTGTTTGCTGaattgaagtttttgaacattatTTTGGATTCCTAAAGAGGTTGACTAACTAAAATAAGTACGCTGTTGATTATAAATCTATTGAAAAAATTGGCCAAGGGAAAATTCCTTGGAAATATTCGTTGTAAAGAacctttcttccttttgttGGCATTACTACCTATATGACAAGGTGCAGAAAAAGTTCTAGTAAATTTTTTGGTTACATGTATTGAAACATTCTTAGAAAGTGTTATCTCTCTCTAATTATGTATGCTTGTGTGTTTTATGTTGCAATGCAGTTCAATGGCTTCAAGTAGAAATGTGCCTGTTTGTTGGagttataatacattttttccATTGATTGTTTACTAGTTCAATAATTCTTCCTCTTGATCCCTATTCATTTCTAACTCGTTTTTAGTGATTGTATATAGTATTCTGCTTAATATACGGCATGGTTTTCTTGTAGGTGGTGCGCTCTGTTGCTCCCGTGTTAAATGAGTTGAAGCCAAAACTTTTGACGCTTCTCCCATGCATCTTCAAATGTGTTCAGCATTCTCATGTTGCTGTTAGATTAGCTGCTTCACGCTGCATCACTTCTCTGGCACAGTCAATGACTGTGAAAGTTATGGGAGCTGTGGTTGAAAATGCTATCCCAATGTTGGAAGATTCATCATCTGTTTATGCTCGACAAGGAGCAGGCATGTTGATTAGTTTTCTAGTTCAGGGGTTGGGTGTAGAGTTGGTCCCTTATGCTCCTTTATTGGTGGTTCCACTTCTGAGGTGTATGAGTGATTGTGATCAGTCTGTCAGACAGAGTGTGACCCATAGTTTTGCTGCTCTTGTTCCTTTACTTCCTTTGGCTCGAGGCCTTCCTCAACCAATTGGACTCGGAGAAGGTGTATCTAGAAATGCAGAAGATTTGCAGTTTTTAGAGCAATTGCTTGACAACTCTCATATTGAAGATTACAAGTTGTGCACTGAATTAAAAGTAACATTGAGGAGGTAAACTGGACTTACTTGGCTAATATTTCTTTGGAGAGGGGACGGTAGTTGAATATTCTATTTTGGAAAGTATGGTTTGATAGTGAAGATGAGTGTTAATTTTTTGCATAACGCCTGTTGTTAtggattaaaaaaagaaattctgTTTGAAGTCTAGCAAAGATGGCAGTTTGGAAGTGTTGTCATCCGAGACCCCATGCACTCTccttctaatttcttttttctctagTTACTTTGTTCATTGGAAACGTTTCAAGTATAATTATATTAGTTACATTTTTTCTCTataccttttatattttaaaatttgtcatctattaattttgcatttaccttttatattttattattatcgttGTTCTTGTGTTTTCAGGTATCAGCAGGAAGGCATAAATTGGTTAGCTTTCCTGAAACGTTTCAAGCTCCATGGAATTTTATGTGATGACATGGGACTTGGAAAGACACTTCAAGCATCTGCAATTGTGGCCTCTGATATAGCTGAGCATCGCAGTACAATCGGGAATGAGGATCTTCTGGCATCTTTAATTATCTGCCCATCAACTCTAGTTGGGCACTGGGCCTTTGAGATAGAGAAGTATATTGATGTTTCTGTTATATCTAGTCTTCAATACGTTGGTTCTGCTCAGGAACGAATACTTCTTCGAGATCAGTTCTGTAAGCATAATGTCATTATAACATCATACGATGTTGTGCGTAAAGATGTTGATTTTCTGGGACAGCTACTCTGGAATTACTGCATTTTAGATGAAGggcatataataaaaaatgccAAGTCTAAAGTTACACTTGCTGTAAAACAGTTGAAAGCCCAACACCGCTTGATATTGAGTGGGACACCTATACAGGTTTGTGATGAGTTTATACCTCATTTAAGTTACATTCTGTCACTACTAATCTGATAAATGTTACCCATTCTTGCAGAATAACATAATGGACTTGTGGTCCCTCTTCGATTTTCTGATGCCAGGCTTTCTCGGAACTGAGAGACAGGTACCTTTTTTGctgattattattatattttatgttgttaCAATAATATACTGCAACACATGCTTGGTTATTGTTATAATTGGAGAACATGATATATTTGGTATGTTAGGGTCTATTGTTTTTCTGCTTGTCATTATAATTCATGTTGTTACAATATTACAGCCGCAACCCttgattgtttttgttataattttggAAACATGGTACATTTGGTATACTAGGGTCTGAAGCTTTTAGCTGCTTGTCATGATAATTCATGTTGTTACAATCTTATACTGCAACCCATGATTGGTTTTCGTTATAATTTGGAACCATGATACATTTGGTGTGTTCAGGTCATGTAACCATGTGCAGGTCAGAATCATGTGCAGTTCTTATACAAGTTGATATAGTTGACTGATAAGCATCTAAGCATTTGGTGAGCCCACTTTCAAAAAGCCAACTTTTAAGGGGGAGAACTAAACAGTTAAATACTACGTGCTGAGCGTCACATACTACTTGATGTGTGACATAGGCATTCACTAATTACGTGAGTCTCTATTATAGCACCACCCTTAAGAGCCAATGTTTTGGCTGCTTTCATCCTATGATGCCTTACTGAGTGACGCATCACAAACTTCCTTGTTGGTCAAAATTACCTATTTGTAGCCCTCTCTGAGATACAAGCAGTTCCGATACTAATTGATAAATACCCAAGTACGTCGGGAACCCACCCTCAAAAGCTATAGCCATTAAGGGCAATGATCAAATGCTTCACCAAACTTTCTATATTACTTGACTTGGGACTTAGACATCTCATAATACCAAATCCCTATGATTGACCAAATGAATTATCCCTTGACATTATTTGAATGCTTGTGTTGAAGATTTCACGTTGATTAGATATATGACTAAAttatatagtatataaattaataaaatctcactttacaagtcgattttgtaggattgagttaggtttaaactcATCTTTGGTTAAGATCTATCTTCGCGAGGTTTGATAGGCCTATATCCCACTATGAATCCATATGCAAATATCTAGTTCTTTACTCAGGATGTCTAGTTCTCAGTATGAGGGTTAAAAATTCCATATCAATTAATATTGCTAAATTATACAAACTATTTTTGTAgggttgaattagacttaaagaCTACTTTTTAAGAGCTTGTTTAGATTAGCTCAAGTtgcacttaaaaaatatttcccaGCTTAGTTTACTGTTTCAAACCCTCTTCTGGGTTTAATTTTTTGGGGGGTACTGGCTTTGGAGGCAACATTTTTTATTCCATTGTCTATTAATTGCTACGTGATAGAAGTGAACATGTCATTACATGTCCTCAACCGAAACCTAGCTGGAATGTCATTGACCACAATGCCATTCATGCTTTTAATGAAATCTAGTATTACTAAATATGTTATGAATAAGTCTTTTTTTCATTATACTTGAATCAGATTATAATCCAAATGGATGCACAAGATTTGGGTGAGAAACTAGCTTGGGAGATGTTTTCTCTGCTCTCATAATATTGTACATAGGTTTCCCTTAGTTAGGAAGAGAATATTACTCTACGGGATTTCAACCTTATTTCCCTAAATATCTACAACTTAAAAAGGAGTAATGACAATAAATAGTCCTCTTATATCACTTAATATATCTCAAAAGTCTAACCTGAGTATCCTAATGTCTATCATATGGGGAATGAAGTTTACTAACCATGCTTAACAAAATAAGGGGGATCCCTTAATATATCTCAAAAGTCTAACCTGAGTATCCTAATGACTATCACATGGGGAATGAAGAAGTTTACTAACCATGCTTAGCAAAATAAATGTCTGGTGTTGTTCTAGATAAGTAATTTAGCTTCCTAACCAACCTTCAATATCTCCCTGGTTTAGAATAGGATTCTTTTGGCATAGTAGAATCTGGATGTACAAATATCAATTGATCATATCCAACATACCAATTTCTTGTATAATATTGTGCACATTTCCTGAGACATGACTTCCGTTGAAGGATCGTTAATTCCAAAGATGCTTGCCTTaccaattatttataattaaatgaaagcGTGATGCGGTAGTGGGCCTCTTCAGTGTTCATACCTGAATCCCTACAGTATCTGTGGGGTTTTATGGATAGAATATCACCATTCTTGGGCCTCTCTACTTAGCCGTTTAATCATTTGCATTGATTTGGTACTTGACATTGGCTTTGTCCTTTTTGGTACCAAAGAGCCATATAACCAATGTACCATAAAACAATGTTCATTCAAATTTGTAAATTTCCCTCATGATATTGTGTCCGTTTATCATATTTAGTTGAGTTTCTTTAGCATATTTTAGCCATCTagtaccttttttttttaatgttagtaCTTTATCTACCAAGCACCAAtgcatttgattttttaattgttttcacAATATTTAATGTGGCTTTAACAGTTCCAAGCTGCATATGGAAAACCACTTTTAGCTGCAAGAGATCCAAAATGCTCTGCTAAGGATGCTGAAGCAGGAGTACTGGCTATGGAGGCATTGCATAAGCAGgtgattttctcttttatcattattgaactacaattgttttttttttttgcgttcTAATTGGATGTACTTTTGTCCTCTAGGTAATGCCTTTCCTCCTTCGTAGAACAAAGGATGAAGTCTTGTCTGATCTGCCAgagaaaataattcaagacaGATACTGTGATTTGAGCCCTGTACAATATAAACTTTACGAGCAGTTTTCTGGTTCTCGTGTAAAACAAGAAATGTCATCTATTGTAACGACAAATGAGTCTGCTGCACCAGAAGGAAGTGGCACTTCTACTAAAGCGTCTTCACATGTCTTCCAGGCAATTATATTTCTTCAATTATTAGTGAATTACTGTCCCTTCTATTTTTTAACACCCAGAAATACATTCCATGTTCCAGGCACTCCAATATTTGCTTAAACTCTGTAGTCATCCATTGCTTGTCACTGGTGAGAAGATTCCAGATTCACTTTCTCCCATCCTCTTAGAACTGTTTCCTGCTGGCTCTGATATTGTTTCAGAACTTCACAAACTCCATCACTCCCCAAAATTAGTTGCTCTTCATGAGATTCTTGAAGAATGTGGAATTGGAGTTGATAATTCAGGTTCTGAGGGTGCAGTTAACGTTGGGCAGCATAGGGTCTTGATATTTGCTCAACATAAGGTGATGGTTACGGTTTAGTTGGAGCTACCTTTTTTGTAAagattaataaatgatttaCTGACTGTTTATTTGCAGGCTTTCCTGGATATAATTGAAAGAGATTTGTTTCAGACACACATGAAAAGGTTAGTTCCTGGACCTAGTCATCCACCTAATAAATTTATGGTTTGGATTCCCATGCTTTTTTCATTgcattgaatgattttttttggtTATTGAACAGTTGCTGCTTGTTTATGCatggaaataatattattttatatggatGTATTTTATTCAGAGTTTTCATCTTGCGTATTTCTTGTGTCACAGTGTCACATATTTGCGGTTGGATGGATCAGTTGCATCGGAAAAGCGATTTGAAATTGTCAAAGCTTTCAATTCAGACCCTACCATTGATGTTTTACTGCTTACAACACATGGTAAAGTTTTTGGGTACACCTTAATCGATCTaaccatttatttttcttgtagttgTAGCTTAATATTTGGAAATTATATGAAATTCTCCATCTGCAGTCGGTGGGCTTGGTTTGAACCTGACATCTGCAGATACCCTTGTTTTTGTGGAGCATGACTGGAATCCAATGCGTGATCATCAGGTAATCATGATCCATTTGGTGATTtatttgggttttctttttcagatCAAGACAGTTCTAATTGTCAGCATAGAATTTATATTAGCTGTAAAATTGGATTTCTTTCGACAGATTTTAATCAGGTTTTTCAGATTCAACTCTAATTGTACGTACTAGATAGTGACAATGTCACCTGTGTCTAGCTTTAGAGGCTTGTTTAAGATTATATTgtgaaaaattcttttttttttaatgaaaaaattctATTTGAAGTTGTTTTTAGCCAACTTTTGTCCAAAAGAGCAGGGTCCAAAAGTAATCCAATTGCAAATTTGTTCTGGAAGCAAATAGCAATAATAGCTTTTGAACATAATCACTTGTGATTGATGAGAGATAGTACGGGGTTAGATAGGAtactattttttaagaaaaaaaatattaattccttgttaatgaaaaaaggtaaaaatcTTGTTCGTGTATGGTTTctgagagaaaaatatatttatattaataatatacttgaaaacctaaaaattacttttataaataaaagggtTTTCACATTTATGGCCGCCACATGCCAaatgttttctatttctatagaatctctgaaaaagaaaatggtttaTTTTGCGTGGCTTTCTATATTTAATGCCTAACAGCATGGAGCTTTTGTAATCTTGCTTTCGATAGGatgaaatttctaattttttttttgtaatgttacTGGTTATATTAATAACCTACAGGCTATGGATAGAGCACACAGGTTAGGTCAGAAAAAAGTAGTCAATGTCCATCGGCTAATAATGCGTGGTACTTTGGAAGAGAAAGTTATGAGTCTACAAAGATTCAAAGTGTCAGTGGCTAATGCTGTTATTAATGCTGAAAATGCTAGTATGAAAACAATGAATACAGATCAGTTGCTTGATTTATTTGCATCGGCAGAAACCTCCAAAAAGGTATGACTACTTGTTTTTAGCTAGTCTGGTATACTCTAAATGCAGAATAGTAGATTTTGAATGAGTATGACTGGGTCAGTTATTTGGTGAAATGAAGATTGAGCACTATTATGTgcttttattgtgtttttctatGTGATATATGCATTTCCTTGCAATTTTATGTTGCTAGAAGGTTAGCGTCACTTTATTTTATGGGTGGGGGCTTCTGTCTCTGGCTAGGGTGATGGAATTTGTATGCAACATTCTTGTGAGGGTTGAACCATTGTAATTTGGGAGAACTCCCTGATATACCAAagaacatgttttttttgttatttgggTGAATAGTAATTTaccttagtttttttttttctgatgttTTGGACTTGATCATTTATAGGGTGCTAATGCTGTAAAGAGTTCAGAGAACAACTCTGATGGAGACGCTAAATTAGTAGGCAGTGGGAAGAGATTGAAATCGATACTTGGCGGGTTGGAGGAGCTATGGGATCAATCACAATATACAGAGGAGTACAATCTGAGTCAATTTTTAGCGAGGCTTAATGGCTAATACCCCAGATTCATTTCAGAGTCAGTGTACATATCCAAGAGTACAAATTTTGACATTGtaacatcatttttttctcCCCCATGCCCTTCAGTCATTTTTTGTCGTCACTTTTTGTACACCCCAATTCTGGTATCTGCTCGTGTGCATGCAGACCAGGTAAATCAGAGTCTGTATTTACAGGGCATTGAGGATAGCGAGGTTTGAGTGGCTGGTGGTGATATGTAGAGAAAAGTACCAGTGATGGCTTCAGGAGGGATGGAATAACATTTTTTGGATTTTGTATATATACACAGTCAATCCTAATTATAGTTATAATCGTTTCTAACATGAAATGATTTTCATTTTGCAATGTTCATTGGAAAGCTAGAAATACAAAATTACCAATACCTCAAATCTGCTATCGTCGTTATATGCTATAAGCCATTGGAGACAGCTACGGAAACGCATTTTTATTTGTGAAGAATTGCTTAGTTTGGATGATTTTTCGGCCAGTGAGTTAAAATGGAATAAGTGACGGGTACAATTAAGTTATCCTTTTTGGTGCtttgaaagattaaaattaCCTAGTTTTGGGTTATTAAAATATGGAAGAGCAAGACCAAAAGCAATAATTATAGATTTTATCAAGTTGGGTATCGGATTCttgttctctctctctctctctctctctctctctcccatTCGTTTAAACTTTAAACTGATTTGGAAAAAATTACCAATTTTAATTCTACTGCTTGACTGCATTAtggtttatataaaaaaagtctGTAATTTGTAGTGGAGGTgagttaaattttataaagcttGAATTTGGTTAATATCTTAAATTCAAGATTTGAGGTGTTTACCTGCGAGAGTGTTCTCCATTAGTCTGATTGAAAAATGATTAGCAAACggttactatttttttattttgtaagattttgagttgatttatttaaaaataaccttTTCTTCCTCAGCTTCATGTACTGTAAGGCATCTTGGACGAATGGGATTGTTTGAAATGTCCGTTTGGACCCAAAACTAAGACATCCAAACATAGATGTGAATAACTTATATCActgttaaaaaaatgatttacataatgtttaaatttatgcaTTGATTACAAGGAAAAAAGGAttgatagaaatataaaattggcAAGTGTCTTTTGGTAGGTGGATGGCGGCTTGTGTAAAACGGAAGGGTAAATTaggaaatatgaaaataaaaagtaaaaataagctTATATCATATATGAGATGAAGGAGGTGATATCGAAaggcagagagagagagagagagagatgggTTGCATCGTGAATCTCAACGGCGCAGCAGCCGCATCACTTCGTTTGCCCACTCCTACTGAAGGCGACAAGAAGGAGCgtggattttgttgttttccCCGACGCCACCGTCGCCATCATCAGTTCCGACCTCCTTCCGCTCCAACCGCCACCAATTCCCGTTCCCATTCTCTGGTTCGTATCTTCATTTTTCCTTCTATCATTCATTCTATTTGATTGGATTCACAATTCACCATCATACACACAAACAGACCGTCACCAATGAAGCGCTCAATGTTATGATTTCTGGAGCTCCCGCTTCTGGCAAAGGCACCCAGTGCCACCTCATCGCCGACAAGGttacttcctttttctttctactGCTTTACTAATGCATGCACTAACACATAACATAACCTTCTTTTTAGTTTTCCTTCAAATATTCTCATtcctttaattcatctaaattATATACGCAGTACGGTTTGGTGCATATTGCTGCTGGAGATTTACTTAGGGCAGAAATTGCCACAGGAAGTGAAAATGGAAAGCGAGCCAAGCAGTATATGGAGCAGGGGCAGTTGGTCCCTGACGAAATTGTTGTCATGGTATGTAATCTTTGTAATCCAATCATACCTTTTCTCTTCAGTTCATTCTTGTTCTCTACTCTTTCTCTTACCCTCCATTTCTTATGCTATAGATGGTCAAGGATCGTCTCTTGAAACCAGATTCTAAAGAACGTGGTTGGCTTTTGGATGGTTATCCCAGGAGCTTGTCTCAGGCCACTGCACTTAAGGGATTTGGGTTTGAGCCTCATACTTTTCTTCTTCTGGAGGTAAACATTTTGTTGTTTTCCTTTTAACTTTTCTACCTCTCATAAcccaatttattttttcataaaccAATTGGGTGATATTAGAAAAAGGAAGCCAAAGGAATTTTAATAGTGATACTCAGCGAAATTCTGTCATAATTCCCAAGATGATATATTATGATGCTGGAGACCCCTGTATTGTCGCTATAAAAATCAATACCATTGGTCTTAAATGCAGAAGTCAAAGTAGCTTTtcttatcttttacttttgatttttcAGGTTTCTGAAGATGTGCTTGTGGAAAGAGTAGTTGGACGGAGACTAGATCCTGTTACTGGGAAGATATATCACTTGAAGTATTCTCCTCCAGAGACAGAAGAAATAGCTGCAAGGCTTACCCAACGCTTTGATGATACTGAAGAAAAGGCAAGAATATATCCCtagtctgttttttttttttcttctgaaaagatatcaattctttttttttttagattatttgttttatacCTAGACTCACATGTAGATTATAATTGTGTCCAATTGAATGTTCTTTACCATTGTCGTTTGCATGACTTAGGTGAAGTTGCGATTGAACACCCATCATCAAAATGTGGAGTCCGTCCTTGCCC comes from the Vigna radiata var. radiata cultivar VC1973A chromosome 2, Vradiata_ver6, whole genome shotgun sequence genome and includes:
- the LOC106756085 gene encoding TATA-binding protein-associated factor BTAF1 isoform X1, whose product is MAQQSSRLQRLLTLLDTGSTQATRLTAARQIGDIAKSHPQDLTSLLKKVSQYLRSKNWDTRVAAAHAIGSIAENVKHISLTELFASVLSKMSENGISCSIEDLCAWPYLQSKITGSAFRSFDMNKVLEFGALLASGGQEYDIGNDSIKNPKERLVRQKQNLRRRLGLDVCEQFMDISDVIRDEDLMVSKSDPHLNGIDRRVFTSCSAHNIQKMVANMVPSVKSKWPSARELNLLKRKAKINSKDQTKGWCEDGGTEASGAQNLTPKGTCPDSLNYSKVFMDVNHDDDGFEHDGDGQWPFHTFVEQLIIDMFDPVWEVRHGSVMALREILAHQGASAGVFKPDSHLGGTLFIELEDKSIPTTLKREREIDLNMQVSADEFDSNLKRPKLEDVSSPTFMDSVMTCNNITSETLGCNLTLDYENGQFNGNSNDMDLESHSDGSRDACKESASITEEKGHLDDNQMPSGNLIALRNLPQNCELMNSVKVARSSWLQNCEFLQDCVIRFLCVLSLDRFGDYVSDQVVAPVRETCAQALGAAFKYMHPALVNETLNILLRMQCRPEWEIRHGSLLGIKYLVAVRQEMLSDLLGGVLPACKSGLEDPDDDVRAVAADALIPAASAIVSLQDQTLHSIVMLLWDILLDLDDLSPSTSSVMNLLAEIYSQEDMSPNMYEVLRLGDKEMENGGGGGGGDCDGEENPYVLSTLAQRLWPFMRHSITSVRYSAIRTLERLLEAGYKRSMSELSGASFWPSSIFGDTLRIVFQNLLLETNEDILQCSERVWSLLVQCSMEDLEMAASSYGASWIELASTPFGSALDASKMYWPVAFPRKSQIRAAAKMRAAKIENEFGMEFSLDSIKGSIPQDRNGDVPMNSVKIVVGADVDTSVTHTRVVTATALGYFASKLPVGSLKYVIDPLWSSLTSFSGVQRQVASMVLISWFKEIKLNNSSKNLDGIPGALKGWLLDLLACSDPAFPTKDSLLPYAELSRTYAKMRSEAGQLLNVIKSSGMFDELLTATQIELDRLSVDDAIGFASKIPALCNDSSANEFLAKNIMDDIESSKQRLLTTSGYLKCVQSNLHVTVTSAVAAAVVWMSEFPTRLTPIILPLMASIRREQEEILQMKSAEALAELMYHCVARKPCPNDKLIKNICSLTCMDPSETPQAKSLCTIESIDDQGLLSFRTPVSKQKSKVHVLAGEDRSKVEGFLSRRGSELSLRLLCEKFGASLFDKLPKLWDCLTEVLKPIEDTEEKQVTVSIESVSDPQTLINNIQVVRSVAPVLNELKPKLLTLLPCIFKCVQHSHVAVRLAASRCITSLAQSMTVKVMGAVVENAIPMLEDSSSVYARQGAGMLISFLVQGLGVELVPYAPLLVVPLLRCMSDCDQSVRQSVTHSFAALVPLLPLARGLPQPIGLGEGVSRNAEDLQFLEQLLDNSHIEDYKLCTELKVTLRRYQQEGINWLAFLKRFKLHGILCDDMGLGKTLQASAIVASDIAEHRSTIGNEDLLASLIICPSTLVGHWAFEIEKYIDVSVISSLQYVGSAQERILLRDQFCKHNVIITSYDVVRKDVDFLGQLLWNYCILDEGHIIKNAKSKVTLAVKQLKAQHRLILSGTPIQNNIMDLWSLFDFLMPGFLGTERQFQAAYGKPLLAARDPKCSAKDAEAGVLAMEALHKQVMPFLLRRTKDEVLSDLPEKIIQDRYCDLSPVQYKLYEQFSGSRVKQEMSSIVTTNESAAPEGSGTSTKASSHVFQALQYLLKLCSHPLLVTGEKIPDSLSPILLELFPAGSDIVSELHKLHHSPKLVALHEILEECGIGVDNSGSEGAVNVGQHRVLIFAQHKAFLDIIERDLFQTHMKSVTYLRLDGSVASEKRFEIVKAFNSDPTIDVLLLTTHVGGLGLNLTSADTLVFVEHDWNPMRDHQAMDRAHRLGQKKVVNVHRLIMRGTLEEKVMSLQRFKVSVANAVINAENASMKTMNTDQLLDLFASAETSKKGANAVKSSENNSDGDAKLVGSGKRLKSILGGLEELWDQSQYTEEYNLSQFLARLNG